One Microcebus murinus isolate Inina chromosome 10, M.murinus_Inina_mat1.0, whole genome shotgun sequence DNA segment encodes these proteins:
- the NEUROD4 gene encoding neurogenic differentiation factor 4 — protein MAKTYVKSKDMVELVNTPSWMDKGLGSQNEMKEEERRPDAYGMLGSLTEEHDSIEEEEDEEEDGEKPKRRGPKKKKMTKARLERFRARRVKANARERTRMHGLNDALDNLRRVMPCYSKTQKLSKIETLRLARNYIWALSEVLETGQTPEGKGFVEMLCKGLSQPTSNLVAGCLQLGPQSVLLEKHEEKSPLCDSAISVHNFNYQSPGLPSPPYGHMETHLLHLKPQVFKSLGESSFGTHPPDCGTPPYEGPLTPPLSISGNFSLKQDGSPDLEKSYSFMPHYPSASLTSGHVQSTSFQAGTPRYDVPIDMSYDSYPHHGIGTQLNTVFTE, from the coding sequence ATGGCAAAAACTTATGTGAAATCCAAGGACATGGTAGAGCTGGTCAACACACCATCCTGGATGGACAAAGGTCTGGGTTCTCAAAACGagatgaaggaggaggagagaagaccAGATGCCTATGGGATGCTTGGCAGCTTAACTGAAGAGCATGACAGTattgaagaagaggaagatgaggaagaagacGGGGAGAAACCTAAGAGAAGGGgtcccaagaaaaagaaaatgaccaaaGCACGCCTTGAGAGATTCAGGGCTCGAAGAGTCAAGGCCAATGCTAGAGAACGGACTCGGATGCATGGCCTGAATGATGCCCTGGACAACCTGAGGAGAGTCATGCCATGCTACTCTAAAACTCAAAAGCTTTCCAAGATAGAGACTCTTAGACTGGCCAGGAACTATATTTGGGCTTTATCTGAAGTTCTGGAGACTGGCCAGACACCTGAAGGGAAGGGCTTTGTGGAGATGCTCTGCAAAGGGCTCTCTCAGCCTACAAGCAACCTGGTGGCTGGATGCCTCCAACTGGGCCCTCAATCTGTCCTCCTGGAGAAGCATGAGGAGAAATCTCCTCTTTGTGATTCTGCCATATCTGTCCACAACTTCAACTATCAGTCTCCaggcctccccagccctccttATGGCCATATGGAAACACATCTTCTTCATCTCAAGCCTCAAGTATTCAAGAGTTTGGGAGAATCATCCTTTGGGACCCATCCACCTGACTGTGGTACACCCCCTTATGAGGGCCCACTCACTCCACCCTTGAGCATCAGTGGGAACTTCTCCTTGAAGCAAGATGGCTCTCCTGACCTAGAAAAATCCTACAGCTTCATGCCACATTACCCTTCTGCAAGTCTAACCTCAGGGCATGTGCAGTCAACTTCCTTTCAGGCTGGTACCCCCCGCTATGATGTTCCCATAGACATGTCCTATGACTCCTACCCCCACCATGGCATTGGGACCCAACTCAATACAGTTTTCACTGAGTAG